In Ostrea edulis chromosome 6, xbOstEdul1.1, whole genome shotgun sequence, a single window of DNA contains:
- the LOC125646335 gene encoding gastrin-releasing peptide receptor-like — MNITTQTTTLFNITTSLCVMTSLSVNNSDNSTFTDNNTLIVCRGDDKPPQKSFTDYDEYEAALGLNKYYLYFIVGLGVPGNLAALVTVCKMKPFTSSSVFMVTLATMDSASLIIKELYHQLTFFDIQMFDIGCQIMIFLGSFAMHYANWILVAMTAERFIAIKFPMRVQEICTKTKVVIVLVVMAIILVGLNSHHFVIMHEGYSSFTIYLCQSRAEYTYFYSKIWYWIDGVVFAMAPFCALTLLNFLIIIGIRDSMKKQRDLTNLQQKQSKQQMQITVMLVTVSVVFTVLTMPNCIFFIYEGYWNYKQSSYQTALYYLIYQIVFILSDLNHAVNFYFYFLSGKKFRKHFIKLICCCSKRNSRGMPATTMTRASRYQMSVTSTPSHSLVDHDSACNPSIKNGNNW, encoded by the coding sequence ATGAATATCACAACCCAGACAACAACATTGTTCAACATAACTACTTCATTGTGTGTGATGACGTCACTCTCTGTCAACAATTCTGACAACAGCACGTTCACAGACAACAACACATTGATCGTCTGCAGAGGAGACGATAAACCACCTCAGAAATCCTTCACGGACTACGACGAATACGAAGCAGCCCTGGGCCTTAACAAATACTATCTATACTTCATAGTGGGACTAGGCGTCCCTGGGAACCTGGCAGCTCTCGTTACCGTCTGCAAAATGAAACCGTTTACCTCCTCCTCTGTTTTTATGGTCACCTTAGCAACAATGGATTCCGCGAGTCTCATCATTAAAGAACTGTATCATCAATTAACTTTTTTTGATATTCAGATGTTTGACATAGGGTGTCAGATAATGATATTTCTTGGCTCGTTCGCCATGCATTACGCAAATTGGATTCTTGTTGCGATGACCGCCGAACGTTTCATCGCCATAAAGTTTCCTATGAGAGTTCAAGAAATCTGTACCAAGACGAAAGTGGTTATCGTGCTTGTAGTAATGGCAATTATTTTGGTTGGCCTCAACTCCCACCATTTTGTAATAATGCACGAAGGATACtcaagttttacaatatacctttGCCAGAGTAGGGCGGAATATACTTACTTTTATTCCAAGATTTGGTATTGGATTGATGGCGTTGTGTTTGCCATGGCTCCTTTTTGTGCGTTGACCCTTTTGAACTTTCTTATCATCATTGGCATAAGGGATTCTATGAAAAAACAGAGGGACCTGACCAATCTTCAACAGAAACAGTCCAAACAGCAGATGCAGATCACAGTGATGCTGGTGACCGTGTCTGTGGTGTTCACCGTTCTTACAATGCCCAACtgcattttctttatttacgAGGGTTACTGGAATTACAAACAGAGCAGCTATCAAACTGCGCTGTATTACTTGATTTATCAAATCGTATTCATCCTCTCCGACCTAAATCACGCGGTTAATTTCTACTTTTATTTCCTTAGTGGAAAGAAATTCCGTAAACATTTTATTAAGCTGATATGTTGCTGTTCGAAGCGGAATTCTCGCGGAATGCCAGCGACAACAATGACGCGAGCCTCCAGATATCAGATGTCGGTCACCTCCACGCCTAGTCATTCACTAGTCGACCACGACTCCGCGTGCAATCCCAGCATTAAGAATGGAAACAATTGGTAA